A window of Xiphophorus hellerii strain 12219 chromosome 19, Xiphophorus_hellerii-4.1, whole genome shotgun sequence contains these coding sequences:
- the pomt2 gene encoding protein O-mannosyl-transferase 2 isoform X1, which translates to MEKEECISQWHKTRDSSTLRNRKVFPSPEQTHQSPITPESKIKQDDTPCSNGSSGDFSARPSVDSPNQLLLIVVTGLSFATRLYKITEPPHVCWDETHFGKMGSYYINRTFFFDVHPPLGKMLIALAGYMTGYDGTFPFVKPGDKYEDHNYWGMRGFCAILGSFLPIFAFLIVQELSHSHTAALITAALLIFDTGCITISQYILLDPILMFFIMAAMLSMVKFNQQSSRPFTAPWWLWLVLCGAALAGALGVKFVGLFVILLVGLNTAGELWRILGDLSLSLMDVAKHFLARVVGLILLPLFLYVAVFAVHFALLNKSGPGDGFFSSTFQSRLIGNNLYNVSMPEYLAYGSTITVKNLRIAGGYLHSHWHLYPEGVGAKQQQVTAYLHKDYNNMWLVQKPDNDTQSEIPDLVRHGDIIRLEHKETTRNLHSHLHQAPLTKKHFQVTGYGINGTGDTNDLWQVEVCGGRRGDLVKVLRSKVRFLHKATGCVLYSSGKTLPKWGWEQVEVTCSPYLKETPSSQWNIEDHINPRLPNISLSLLKPNFLEILLESHIVMIRGNSGLKPKDNEMNSKPWHWPINYQGLRFSGVNETEYRVYLLGNPVIWWINLASLGLYLIMVAVSSIAIQRGISLQQERLEHSDVLTGGGGLLLLGWLLHYAPFYIMGRVLYYHHYFPAMLFSSMLTGLTLDTLLRNADLLLCQPYSDWLQRGGQMILLFTVLYSFYMFHPLSYGMTGPLAHEPGSAMAGLKWMDSWEF; encoded by the exons ATGGAAAAAGAAGAATGTATTTCTCAGTGGCACAAAACGAGGGACAGTTCAACATTACGAAACCGGAAGGTCTTCCCATCTCCAGAGCAGACCCATCAATCTCCAATCACTCCAGAATCAAAGATCAAACAAGATGACACCCCCTGCTCAAATGGATCATCTGGTGATTTTTCAGCCAGACCAAGTGTTGATTCCCCAAACCAATTGCTTCTCATTGTAGTAACAGGACTATCTTTCGCTACACGGCTCTATAAGATAACAGAACCCCCTCATGTGTG ttgGGATGAGACTCACTTTGGAAAAATGGGAAGCTACTACATCAACAGAACTTTCTTTTTTGATGTGCATCCTCCTCTTGGAAAG ATGCTGATTGCTCTTGCTGGTTATATGACTGGCTATGATGGCACCTTTCCTTTTGTAAAGCCTGGAGACAAATATGAAGACCACAACTACTGGGGAATGAGAGGG ttttgcgCCATATTGGGGTCCTTCCTGCCAATCTTTGCTTTCCTCATTGTGCAGGAGCTGTCTCATTCTCACACTGCTGCTCTCATCACAGCCGCCCTGCTCATATTTG ACACAGGCTGCATCACCATCTCTCAGTACATCCTGTTAGACCCCATCCTCATGTTCTTCATCATGGCTGCCATGCTCAGTATGGTCAAGTTCAACCAGCAGAGCTCCAGGCCTTTtactgccccctggtggctgtgGCTCGTACTGTGCGGTGCTGCTCTTGCTGGTGCTCTCGGGGTGAAGTTTGTGGGTCTGTTTGTTATCCTCCTGGTGGGCCTGAACACAGCTGGAGAACTCTGGAGGATTTTAGGAGACCTGAGCCTCTCACTG ATGGATGTTGCAAAGCACTTCCTGGCCCGTGTTGTCGGCCTTATCTTGCTTCCACTATTCCTATATGTGGCAGTATTTGCAGTTCACTTTGCTCTGTTGAATAAAAG TGGGCCAGGCGATGGTTTCTTTAGTTCGACTTTCCAGTCGCGTCTCATTGGGAACAACCTGTACAACGTGTCCATGCCAGAGT ATCTGGCATATGGCTCCACCATTACTGTGAAAAATCTCCGTATTGCTGGAGGTTATCTGCACTCCCACTGGCACTTATACCCCGAGGGAGTTGGGGcgaagcagcagcag GTGACAGCTTACCTCCACAAAGACTACAACAACATGTGGCTGGTTCAAAAACCAGATAATGATA CTCAGTCAGAGATTCCTGATTTGGTTCGTCATGGTGACATCATTCGGCTAGAGCACAAAGA AACAACCCGTAACCTTCACAGCCACCTCCATCAAGCTCCTCTGACCAAGAAGCACTTCCAAGTTACAGGTTATGGAATT AACGGAACAGGTGACACTAACGACCTGTGGCAGGTGGAGGTTTGTGGAGGCCGGAGGGGCGACCTGGTGAAGGTGCTGCGCAGCAAAGTTCGCTTTCTGCACAAAGCAACTGGCTGCGTGCTGTATTCATCTGGCAAGACTCTTCCGAAGTG gggCTGGGAGCAGGTAGAGGTGACCTGCAGTCCGTACCTGAAGGAGACTCCAAGCTCTCAGTGGAACATCGAGGATCACATCAATCCCAGAT TACCCAACATTAGTCTTTCGCTACTGAAGCCTAATTTTCTGGAAATCTTGCTGGAGTCTCATATAGTCATGATAAGG GGTAATAGTGGCTTGAAACCTAAAGACAATGAAATGAACTCCAAACCTTGGCACTGGCCCATCAACTACCAG gGATTGAGGTTTTCAGGTGTAAATGAGACGGAATATCGTGTCTACTTACTGGGAAACCCT GTGATCTGGTGGATAAATCTGGCCAGCTTGGGGTTGTATCTCATCATGGTGGCAGTGTCATCTATAGCTATTCAAAGAGGAATATCGCTGCAGCAGGAAAGATTAG AGCATTCCGATGTTCTCACGGGAGGAGGTGGACTTCTGCTGCTCGGCTGGCTGCTGCACTACGCTCCCTTCTACATCATGGGCCGTGTCCTCTACTATCATCACTACTTTCCTGCAATGCTCTTCAGTAGCATGCTGACAG
- the pomt2 gene encoding protein O-mannosyl-transferase 2 isoform X2 → MEKEECISQWHKTRDSSTLRNRKVFPSPEQTHQSPITPESKIKQDDTPCSNGSSGDFSARPSVDSPNQLLLIVVTGLSFATRLYKITEPPHVCWDETHFGKMGSYYINRTFFFDVHPPLGKMLIALAGYMTGYDGTFPFVKPGDKYEDHNYWGMRGELSHSHTAALITAALLIFDTGCITISQYILLDPILMFFIMAAMLSMVKFNQQSSRPFTAPWWLWLVLCGAALAGALGVKFVGLFVILLVGLNTAGELWRILGDLSLSLMDVAKHFLARVVGLILLPLFLYVAVFAVHFALLNKSGPGDGFFSSTFQSRLIGNNLYNVSMPEYLAYGSTITVKNLRIAGGYLHSHWHLYPEGVGAKQQQVTAYLHKDYNNMWLVQKPDNDTQSEIPDLVRHGDIIRLEHKETTRNLHSHLHQAPLTKKHFQVTGYGINGTGDTNDLWQVEVCGGRRGDLVKVLRSKVRFLHKATGCVLYSSGKTLPKWGWEQVEVTCSPYLKETPSSQWNIEDHINPRLPNISLSLLKPNFLEILLESHIVMIRGNSGLKPKDNEMNSKPWHWPINYQGLRFSGVNETEYRVYLLGNPVIWWINLASLGLYLIMVAVSSIAIQRGISLQQERLEHSDVLTGGGGLLLLGWLLHYAPFYIMGRVLYYHHYFPAMLFSSMLTGLTLDTLLRNADLLLCQPYSDWLQRGGQMILLFTVLYSFYMFHPLSYGMTGPLAHEPGSAMAGLKWMDSWEF, encoded by the exons ATGGAAAAAGAAGAATGTATTTCTCAGTGGCACAAAACGAGGGACAGTTCAACATTACGAAACCGGAAGGTCTTCCCATCTCCAGAGCAGACCCATCAATCTCCAATCACTCCAGAATCAAAGATCAAACAAGATGACACCCCCTGCTCAAATGGATCATCTGGTGATTTTTCAGCCAGACCAAGTGTTGATTCCCCAAACCAATTGCTTCTCATTGTAGTAACAGGACTATCTTTCGCTACACGGCTCTATAAGATAACAGAACCCCCTCATGTGTG ttgGGATGAGACTCACTTTGGAAAAATGGGAAGCTACTACATCAACAGAACTTTCTTTTTTGATGTGCATCCTCCTCTTGGAAAG ATGCTGATTGCTCTTGCTGGTTATATGACTGGCTATGATGGCACCTTTCCTTTTGTAAAGCCTGGAGACAAATATGAAGACCACAACTACTGGGGAATGAGAGGG GAGCTGTCTCATTCTCACACTGCTGCTCTCATCACAGCCGCCCTGCTCATATTTG ACACAGGCTGCATCACCATCTCTCAGTACATCCTGTTAGACCCCATCCTCATGTTCTTCATCATGGCTGCCATGCTCAGTATGGTCAAGTTCAACCAGCAGAGCTCCAGGCCTTTtactgccccctggtggctgtgGCTCGTACTGTGCGGTGCTGCTCTTGCTGGTGCTCTCGGGGTGAAGTTTGTGGGTCTGTTTGTTATCCTCCTGGTGGGCCTGAACACAGCTGGAGAACTCTGGAGGATTTTAGGAGACCTGAGCCTCTCACTG ATGGATGTTGCAAAGCACTTCCTGGCCCGTGTTGTCGGCCTTATCTTGCTTCCACTATTCCTATATGTGGCAGTATTTGCAGTTCACTTTGCTCTGTTGAATAAAAG TGGGCCAGGCGATGGTTTCTTTAGTTCGACTTTCCAGTCGCGTCTCATTGGGAACAACCTGTACAACGTGTCCATGCCAGAGT ATCTGGCATATGGCTCCACCATTACTGTGAAAAATCTCCGTATTGCTGGAGGTTATCTGCACTCCCACTGGCACTTATACCCCGAGGGAGTTGGGGcgaagcagcagcag GTGACAGCTTACCTCCACAAAGACTACAACAACATGTGGCTGGTTCAAAAACCAGATAATGATA CTCAGTCAGAGATTCCTGATTTGGTTCGTCATGGTGACATCATTCGGCTAGAGCACAAAGA AACAACCCGTAACCTTCACAGCCACCTCCATCAAGCTCCTCTGACCAAGAAGCACTTCCAAGTTACAGGTTATGGAATT AACGGAACAGGTGACACTAACGACCTGTGGCAGGTGGAGGTTTGTGGAGGCCGGAGGGGCGACCTGGTGAAGGTGCTGCGCAGCAAAGTTCGCTTTCTGCACAAAGCAACTGGCTGCGTGCTGTATTCATCTGGCAAGACTCTTCCGAAGTG gggCTGGGAGCAGGTAGAGGTGACCTGCAGTCCGTACCTGAAGGAGACTCCAAGCTCTCAGTGGAACATCGAGGATCACATCAATCCCAGAT TACCCAACATTAGTCTTTCGCTACTGAAGCCTAATTTTCTGGAAATCTTGCTGGAGTCTCATATAGTCATGATAAGG GGTAATAGTGGCTTGAAACCTAAAGACAATGAAATGAACTCCAAACCTTGGCACTGGCCCATCAACTACCAG gGATTGAGGTTTTCAGGTGTAAATGAGACGGAATATCGTGTCTACTTACTGGGAAACCCT GTGATCTGGTGGATAAATCTGGCCAGCTTGGGGTTGTATCTCATCATGGTGGCAGTGTCATCTATAGCTATTCAAAGAGGAATATCGCTGCAGCAGGAAAGATTAG AGCATTCCGATGTTCTCACGGGAGGAGGTGGACTTCTGCTGCTCGGCTGGCTGCTGCACTACGCTCCCTTCTACATCATGGGCCGTGTCCTCTACTATCATCACTACTTTCCTGCAATGCTCTTCAGTAGCATGCTGACAG